The following nucleotide sequence is from Candidatus Cloacimonadota bacterium.
TCATGGTTTTCCACCAATCCAGTTACGCCTTTCAAGGGACCCTTGGTAATCTCCACTTTCAAGCCCTGCGCGAGCCAGACGGTGTTTTCCAACTCCACGCCGGGGCTGCGGCTGAGCTTGATATTTTGCAGCTCCTCCAGCAATTCCTTCTGTTGATTCACCCGGATAAAATTCACCACATAGCCGGAATAGGTGAGGGTTTTGCGCTTTTGGGAATCCAAAACGCAGAAGATATAGCTGGGGAACATCGGTTTTGTAAAGTTAACCACCCGACGTTGATAGACCCTTTTACTGTCCAATTGAGGCAGGTAGTATGAAATGTTGTTGCGTTGGGCGTATTCCGCCAGTTTCTTTTCACAGCGTGGTTTGGTGTGGATAACTACCCAGCGTTGACCCTCAGGCGCGGGGACAAGTTCTCCAAAAAGTTCATCAATCAGAACGGGGGCGTTGGTTGACATTTGGCTTCAATAGCGATAGCGCTCAGGCTTGAAGGGTCCTGCAAGAGGGACGTTTATATATTTGGCCTGAGTTGGAGTGAGAGAAGTTAGTTTAACGCCAAGTTTGTCCAGATGCAGACTTGCCACTTCTTCATCCAAAAGTTTGGGCAGGGTGTAAACCCCGATTTCGTGTTTGCTTTGCCAAAGAGCAAGCTGCGCCAAGACCTGATTGGTGAAAGAACAGCTCATCACGAAAGATGGGTGTCCTGTGGCGTTGCCCAAATTCACCAAACGACCTTCGCTGAGCAAAATGATGGATTGACCTGTGGGAAGGTTGATTTTGTCCACCTGAGGTTTGATGTTTTCCCGGGTGACGCCATCGGTGGCAAACAGCGCATCCACTTGGATTTCATTGTCGAAATGCCCGATATTACAAACGATGGCGTTGTTTTTCATCTTTAACATGTGTTCCACGCGGATAACATCACAGTTTCCAGTGGCGGTCACAAAGATGTCCGCCTCATCAAGCATTTCCTCAACGGTGTTCACTTCATAGCCTTCCATCGCGGCTTGAAGGGCACAGATGGGGTCAATTTCGCTGACCACAACCCTGGCGCCAAAGCCACGCATGGACTGGGCGCAACCTTTGCCCACATCGCCAAAACCGCAAACCATAACCACTTTTCCCGCCACCATCACATCCGTTCCGCGTTTGATGCCATCCGCCAAAGATTCGCGGCAGCCATAGAGGTTGTCGAACTTCGATTTTGTGACGGAATCGTTCACGTTGATGGCTGGAAAAAGCAAGCCACCTTCAGAAAGTGTTTGATAGAGCCGGTTCACGCCGGTGGTTGTTTCTTCGCTGACACCCCTGAGGTTTTTGGCGATACGCTGCCATTTTTGAGCATCCTTGGAAAGTTCACGAATCAGAAGTTCCTGAACCAAACGCATTTCACGGTTTTCCGCTGTGGCTTCAGGCAGTTTTCCGCTTTGAGCAAATTCCTTTTCCAAACGGACTCCCTCATGAACCATGAGAGTGGCGTCTCCCCCATCGTCAACGATGAGGTCAGGCCCTCCATTTGGCCAGGAAAGCGCGTTAAGCGTGCATTCCCAGTATTCCTGCTGGGTTTCCCCCTTCCAAGCGAAAACAGGCGTGCCTCCAGCGGCGATTGCTGCGGCAGCGTGGTCTTGGGTGGAAAAAATGTTGCAGCTCGCCCAGCGAACCTGAGCGCCAAGCTGGAGGAGAGTTTCGATGAGGACAGCGGTTTGCACCGTCATGTGGAGGCTTCCTGTGATGCGGGCACCCTGCAGCGGTTTGCTGTCCGCGTATTTTTTGCGCAAAGCCATCAAGCCTGGCATTTCCGCTTCCGCCAGTTCAATTTCCCGGCGTCCAAATCCTGCCAGATTAATATCGGCAACCTTATAATCCATGAGGTCCTCCCTGTTTAGCGAAAAAGCCGGGCCCAGCTTGGATGCGGAGCCCGGCAAGTTTTGAGTTTATTATCTTCTGCGGTATCCGCCGCCACTGTTGCCACCACCACTGCCACCACGTCCGCCAGAGCGTCTGTCATTGCGGCCGCGGTCGTTGCGGTTGTCATCCCGGCGCGGTGGTCTTTCATGTTTGGGTGCGTTGGGGTCTGGTTCAGGGTTTCCTTCCACACCTTTCATGGTGAGCGCCAGTTTTCCTTTGTCCATGCCCAGTGATTTCACGTGGACGATGTCGCCCAGTTTCACCATATCTTCGGGATGTCCGATGCGCGATGTGTGCATCTGGGAAACGTGAACCATGCCTTCCTTGGCACCGTTCAGAATCTTCACAAAAACACCGTAGGGTTCGATGCGGGTGACGGGACCTTCAAATTCCTCTCCCACTTCGGGGTCGATGGCAATCCCTTTCACCATCTCCATTGCCATGGTGATGGAAGCCTTGTCCGGAGAAAGGATGCGCACTGTGCCGTCGTCTTCGATGTCAATCTGAACCTGGCAGGCTTCGATGATGGATTTTATCATCTTTCCGCTCGGCCCGATAACTTCGCCGATTTTATCCACGGGGATTTTGAAGGCTTCGATGCGTGGAGCTGTGGGAGCCAGGTCTTCCCTGGGTTCAGGAATCAGCGCCTGCATCTTGTCCAAAATCGACAGTCTTGCCGCTTTCGCTTTTTCGAGGGCGATGCGCATGATGTCTTTGGTGATGCCTTCAATCTTGATATCCATCTGCATGGCAGTGATACCGTTACGGGTTCCGGCACATTTGAAATCCATGTCGCCAAGGTGGTCTTCCAAGCCAACAATGTCTGTCAAAACCACATATTTTTCACCTTCCATGATGAGGCCGTTTGCGATGCCAGCCACAGGCGCCTTGATGGGCACGCCGCCAGCCATCATTGCCAAACAGCCGCTGCAGATGGAGGCCATGGATGAAGAACCGTTGGATTCCAAGGTGTCTGCCACAATCCGCAAGGTGTATGGGAAAGTTTCACGGTCCGGCAAAACGGCTGTGAGAGCGCGTTCGGCAAGGTTTCCATGACCCAGTTCACGTCGTCCCACTGCGCCCATTCTGCCAGCTTCGCCGACGCTGAAAGGCGGGAAATTATAATGAAGATAAAAGTTTTTCTTGTATTCTTCTTCCAAGCCATCAATCACCTGTTCGTCGCTTCCACCGCCCAGGGTGATGGTTCCCAGGGATTGGGTTTCACCGCGGGTGAAAAGGGCTGAACCGTGAACCACGGGCAGAACATCGATTTCGCAGGTGATGGGGCGGATATCATCCAAGCCACGTCCGTCCACGCGATGTTGCTTGTAGAGGATGGAATCACGCACATGGCGGCGAATCAGTTCTTCGAAAGCCGCTTTGTGCCATTTTTCCTGCTGCTCAAATTCCTCGTCTTTTTCGTCCAGATACTGGGCAATCATCTCCGCTTCGGCAGCGTCAAAGGCGTCCTGGCGTTCCTGTTTGCCCAAAATCATGGCAGATTCCGCAATCTGAGCGCCATATCCGGATTCCACGCGGGACATAATCTCTTCCGGAATGCCCAGCAGTTCCACTTCCACCTTCTCTTTGCCAACTTCACTTTGCATATCCAACTGAAGCGCGCAGAGCTTTTTAATCTCTTCATGTCCGGTATAAACAGCGTCCAGCATGGTTTCCTCGCTCAATTCCAAAGCGGAGGATTCAATCATCACCACCGAGGTGGCGGAAGCTGCGACATACAGATTCATCTTGGAAGATTCTTTCATCTGGCTTTGGAGGGGGTTCAAAACCAACTGCCCATCCACCTGACCAACTTTCACGCCGGCGATGGGGCCGTGGAAAGGAATGTCTGAAAGAGTCAGCGCCAGCGAGGCTCCAAAGACGCCAAGCGAGCTGGGGTCGTTTTCACCGTCATAGGAAAGCACGTTCAAAACAACGTGAACCTGGTGACGAAAACCTTCTGGAAAGAGGGGACGGATGCTGCGGTCGATAACGCGGGCGGAAAGCGTCGCGTCCGTTGTTGGCCGGGCTTCACGTTTGAAGAAACCACCGGGGATTTTCCCGCTGGCATACATTTTTTCGATATAATCCACCGTGAGCGGAAAGAAATCCTGGTTTTCCACCGGCTCTTTGCTCATGGAGGCGGTCACCAACACAGATGTTCCGCCATAGCGGACATACACGCTGCCATTGGCTTGTTTTGCCATGCGGCCTGTTTCCACATATAGAGGACGTCCGCAAAAGTCAAGCTCACGCTTGACGATGTTGAAGTTATGCATTCACTTCTCCTTGTTTTGTTCCGGGGGAGAAGAAGCAATAGGCTGAAAACTGCCTGAGGACAAAGCCTTCAGCTTATTGCTCATGCTCCCCTGGAGATTGATGTTTCTTTGCCCGAATTTTACAGCCTCGGGCGCATTTAAAAAAGGTGGATCCACGCCGCAGACCGGGCAAATCCACCTTGTTCAAGTATCTTGGCGTAGTTTATTTTCGGATTTCCAGCGCTTTGATAATCTCGCGGTAGCGATTGATGTCTTTCCGCTTCAGATAATCAAGCAGGCGCCTTCTTTGCCCGATCAGTTTCAACAGTCCGCGTCTGGTGCTGAAATCCTTGCTGTGCACTTTCAGATGTTCGGTGATATCTTTAATCCGACGTGTGAGCAAAGCAATCTGGACTTCGGGCGAACCGGTGTCTGATTCATGGAGTTTAAACTCTGCCATGATAGCCGTTTTGGCCGCAGGGTCAAGTGCCATTTTATTCTCCTATGGAATTTTGAGTCAGTATTTTTTGAGCCTGTCTTCTGTCCAGCTTTTTTTCCAAGCTTGGTTCAGGGAGTGATGCGTGTTCCGGTTTTCCCGGCGAAGGCGTCCGCAATCCTTTCGATGGAAGTGATGAGCACCTCGCGTCCGCCACGTTCGAGGAAATCGATGGCGGCTTTGATTTTGGGACCCATGCTTCCGGGAGGAAAATGTCCTTCGTCAAAAAATCTTCGCGCCTCTTCCAAATTGAGGCTGTCCAAATCCCGCTGGCTGGGCTTGCCATAATCGACCGCCACTTTATCCACTCCGGTGAGGATGACAAAAAGGTCAGCCTCGATATTGAGCGCCAAAAGTGCGCTGGCAAAATCCTTGTCAACCACAGCGTCAAGCCCTTCCAGGCTGCCATCTTCCTGGGTGTAAACCGGAACCCCACCCCCGCCCACAGCGATGACGATTTCACCCCGTTGAACCAATTCGCGAATGATTTCGGCAGGGATAATCCTTTGAGGAAGCGGCGAAGGAACCACACGCCGCCAGCCTTTGCCAGCGTCTTCACGCAGCGTCCAGCCCAGGTTTTTTCTCAAATCCTCAGCCTCTTCGGCGCTGTAATAACTGCTGCCAACATATTTGCTGGGATTGAGCATACTGGGGTCATTCCTGTCAACTTCAACCTGTGAAATAATGGTGATAACCTTTTTTTCCAAGCCAAGCTTGTGGAGGCTGTTTTGGAGGCTTTGTTCAATCATATAGCCCATCGAGCCTTCCGTCGCCGCGTTTAAAACCCCCAGCGGCAGAGGCGCTATGCCTTCCTTTTCACCCGCTTCCTGCTGGCGGAGAAGGTTTCCCACTTGAGGCCCATTTCCGTGGGTGATGGCGAGGCGGTAGCCTTGGCGGATAAGTTCCACAATTCCGCTCAGGGAATCACGGGTATTTTTGAATTGCTCGGAAATCGTTCCTTTTTCTCCGACCTTGATGATTGCGTTTCCGCCCAGGGCAAGAACTGCTGTTTTCTTCATCATTCCTCTTTTGAAAAATAGGGGCAGAACTCGCGGTCTGCCCCATTTATCTTGTTAATATCTAATTTCTTAGAAATCCTCAAGGAGGTCGGCGAGGGTGGGATGTCCGATTTCCTGGAGGTCATAGCTCACCTGGCAAGCGGGATGTTTGATGTTCACGATACGACGCAGGTCGATCGGAGTGGCAATCACCACGCCCTCACATTCGGTGGCGTTGATGGTCTCTTCCAAGTCCTTGATTTGCTGGGCGCTATAGCCCATGGCGGGAAGCAAATCGCCGATATCCGGATATTTTTCAAAGGTTTCGGCAATCTCACCAACCGCGTAGGGACGGGGGTCAACAAATTCCGCGGCGCCATATTTCTCCGCAGCCACCATTCCAGCGCCGTAGGGCATGTTTCCGTGGGTGAGAGTGGGACCGTCTTCCACCACCAACACTCTTTTGCCGGCGATAATATCGATTTTATCCACTGTCAGCGGAGAAGCCGCGTCAACAATCTTGGCCTTGGGGTTGATGGCGCGAACATTTTCCCGAACCTCGGTGATGCCATCCAAATCGGCACTGTCGATTTTGTTGATCACAACCACATCCGCGAGGAGGATATTGGTTTCACCAGGATAATAGGAAATCTCATCTCCGGGGCGATGGGGGTCTGCAACCACCACGTTGAGCTGTTTGTCAGAGCTATAGAATGGAATATCGTTATTTCCGCCGTCCCAGATAATCACGTCGGCTTCTTTTTCCGCTTCACGCAGGATGGCTTCATAATCCACCCCGGCGTAAATCACGCTGTTCATCATGATATGCGGCTCATATTCTTCCATTTCTTCAATGGTGCAATCGTGTTTTTTCAGGTCTTCAATTTCGGCAAAGCGTTGAACTTTTTGTTTCACAAGGTCGCCATAGGGCATGGGGTGGCGAATGGAAACAACTTTGCGTCCCTTTGCTTTCAGGGCTTCGATGATAGTGCGGGTGGTCTGGGATTTTCCACAACCGGTGCGCACCGCGCAAACCGTGATCAGCGGCTTGTCCGTCTTAATCATCGTGGATTTTGTGCCCATCAGCATAAAATCTGCTCCAGCGGCGTTGACCAGTGACGCTTTGTGCATCACGTCGTCATAGAGAAGGTCACTGTAGGAAAGCACCACCAAATCAACGTTGTGCTTTTCGATTAAAGCTTTCAGCTCGGCTTCGGGCAAAATCTCAATGCCATTCGGATAGAGCTTGCCAGCCAGTTCGGCGGGATATTTTTTGTCGTCAATCCCTGGAATCTGTGTGGCGGTGAAGGCCACGACATCATAATCCTCATTGTCGCGGAAGTAGACGTTGAAATTGTGGAAATCTCTCCCGGCTGCTCCCATGATGATTACTTTGCGTTTCATATTGTTCTCCTTTCGATTTTTAATATGTTTGCTGATGGCAGACTTTTAAAAATGCTGTTGGCGTCAAGGGAAAAATTTCCTCAATTCACGCAAACACGTCATAGAAAACTCTTGACGAAATATGATATGGATTAAGTTTTGACCAAACAGACTATGTATAAAAGGAGTTTACCATGCGCAGAACGATTATGTTTTTTGCCCTCTTGTTGCTTGCGAGCCTTCTTGCGGCGCAGGAAAGCCCTGCCGCATTGAGTTTTAAACTCTTGGAAGCAAACGAATATGAACTGGATATGTTCTATTCAACTGAGCTTCGTCGTCTGTATATGCAGCTTGATTTTGAAATTCCCAAATCCCAGCTCGATCCCAGCTTTCACTATGGTTTTTTCTTGCATAAAGACGCGCAAATACAGTCGATTACGGTCTCAGGCAAAAATGAGAAACTTTATTGGGTCACAAACATGGTGCCCGAACACTTTGAACCCACCCTTCCCCAGCCCGAACTGCTGGCTTGGAACAGTCCCGTAAGGTTTTTTGGCATCCACCTGGACAAGCTTCGGGATTATGGCGAAAAAGCGCAGTTCAAAATCTGGTATAACATCGACATTCCCACCTTTGAACTGGATGGCGCAAACAAACTTAGCACCGGTCTGGACGGAACTGAGTTTTGGCATCCCCACAATCTGAACCAAGACACAAACATCCGGCTCACCCTGGTCACAACTCCCTATATGAAGCTGCGCCTGGGGAAAAGTTTTGCCTCCTCCGAGGATAAACAATATTCCCGCACCCATAAACTATCATTCATCGACAGCCCCACAGAGCCAAGCGGCTTTCGGCTGATACGTGATTGAGCTAAATTAGCTCAGTTGGTAGAGCAACTGATTCGTAATCAGTAGGTCGGGGGTTCGAGTCCCCCATTTAGCTCCAGAAACACTGGCCCGGTCACAAGGGAAAAATCCCCAGACCGGGTTTTTTTATTCATCGCTTTTTCATCAGCCCTTTTTCATTCACCCAGCTTCGCCCTTTGGGCAGAAACCCCGACCCGTCATTCCGAACGAATGTGAGGAATCCAGGCCTTAGCGTCAAAAAATGTTCTTCCGACCACCTGGGTTCGTTAATCAAGAGCAAGCCGTCAACCTCGCTTCCAATTCCGCCAAACTCCCTTGAATCCAGCGCCACAGTAACCTGATACCATCCCGGGAACTTCGCTTGTTGCCCCAAAGATGTTCCCAA
It contains:
- the rpsO gene encoding 30S ribosomal protein S15, with translation MALDPAAKTAIMAEFKLHESDTGSPEVQIALLTRRIKDITEHLKVHSKDFSTRRGLLKLIGQRRRLLDYLKRKDINRYREIIKALEIRK
- the arcC gene encoding carbamate kinase, coding for MKKTAVLALGGNAIIKVGEKGTISEQFKNTRDSLSGIVELIRQGYRLAITHGNGPQVGNLLRQQEAGEKEGIAPLPLGVLNAATEGSMGYMIEQSLQNSLHKLGLEKKVITIISQVEVDRNDPSMLNPSKYVGSSYYSAEEAEDLRKNLGWTLREDAGKGWRRVVPSPLPQRIIPAEIIRELVQRGEIVIAVGGGGVPVYTQEDGSLEGLDAVVDKDFASALLALNIEADLFVILTGVDKVAVDYGKPSQRDLDSLNLEEARRFFDEGHFPPGSMGPKIKAAIDFLERGGREVLITSIERIADAFAGKTGTRITP
- a CDS encoding adenosylhomocysteinase — encoded protein: MDYKVADINLAGFGRREIELAEAEMPGLMALRKKYADSKPLQGARITGSLHMTVQTAVLIETLLQLGAQVRWASCNIFSTQDHAAAAIAAGGTPVFAWKGETQQEYWECTLNALSWPNGGPDLIVDDGGDATLMVHEGVRLEKEFAQSGKLPEATAENREMRLVQELLIRELSKDAQKWQRIAKNLRGVSEETTTGVNRLYQTLSEGGLLFPAINVNDSVTKSKFDNLYGCRESLADGIKRGTDVMVAGKVVMVCGFGDVGKGCAQSMRGFGARVVVSEIDPICALQAAMEGYEVNTVEEMLDEADIFVTATGNCDVIRVEHMLKMKNNAIVCNIGHFDNEIQVDALFATDGVTRENIKPQVDKINLPTGQSIILLSEGRLVNLGNATGHPSFVMSCSFTNQVLAQLALWQSKHEIGVYTLPKLLDEEVASLHLDKLGVKLTSLTPTQAKYINVPLAGPFKPERYRY
- the pnp gene encoding polyribonucleotide nucleotidyltransferase, with protein sequence MHNFNIVKRELDFCGRPLYVETGRMAKQANGSVYVRYGGTSVLVTASMSKEPVENQDFFPLTVDYIEKMYASGKIPGGFFKREARPTTDATLSARVIDRSIRPLFPEGFRHQVHVVLNVLSYDGENDPSSLGVFGASLALTLSDIPFHGPIAGVKVGQVDGQLVLNPLQSQMKESSKMNLYVAASATSVVMIESSALELSEETMLDAVYTGHEEIKKLCALQLDMQSEVGKEKVEVELLGIPEEIMSRVESGYGAQIAESAMILGKQERQDAFDAAEAEMIAQYLDEKDEEFEQQEKWHKAAFEELIRRHVRDSILYKQHRVDGRGLDDIRPITCEIDVLPVVHGSALFTRGETQSLGTITLGGGSDEQVIDGLEEEYKKNFYLHYNFPPFSVGEAGRMGAVGRRELGHGNLAERALTAVLPDRETFPYTLRIVADTLESNGSSSMASICSGCLAMMAGGVPIKAPVAGIANGLIMEGEKYVVLTDIVGLEDHLGDMDFKCAGTRNGITAMQMDIKIEGITKDIMRIALEKAKAARLSILDKMQALIPEPREDLAPTAPRIEAFKIPVDKIGEVIGPSGKMIKSIIEACQVQIDIEDDGTVRILSPDKASITMAMEMVKGIAIDPEVGEEFEGPVTRIEPYGVFVKILNGAKEGMVHVSQMHTSRIGHPEDMVKLGDIVHVKSLGMDKGKLALTMKGVEGNPEPDPNAPKHERPPRRDDNRNDRGRNDRRSGGRGGSGGGNSGGGYRRR
- a CDS encoding GTPase, with the translated sequence MKRKVIIMGAAGRDFHNFNVYFRDNEDYDVVAFTATQIPGIDDKKYPAELAGKLYPNGIEILPEAELKALIEKHNVDLVVLSYSDLLYDDVMHKASLVNAAGADFMLMGTKSTMIKTDKPLITVCAVRTGCGKSQTTRTIIEALKAKGRKVVSIRHPMPYGDLVKQKVQRFAEIEDLKKHDCTIEEMEEYEPHIMMNSVIYAGVDYEAILREAEKEADVIIWDGGNNDIPFYSSDKQLNVVVADPHRPGDEISYYPGETNILLADVVVINKIDSADLDGITEVRENVRAINPKAKIVDAASPLTVDKIDIIAGKRVLVVEDGPTLTHGNMPYGAGMVAAEKYGAAEFVDPRPYAVGEIAETFEKYPDIGDLLPAMGYSAQQIKDLEETINATECEGVVIATPIDLRRIVNIKHPACQVSYDLQEIGHPTLADLLEDF